The Magnolia sinica isolate HGM2019 chromosome 9, MsV1, whole genome shotgun sequence genome contains a region encoding:
- the LOC131256703 gene encoding uncharacterized protein LOC131256703 — translation MKKMLIGLRNQIVNWKVLGNIISLNLMMLDCLTKKKVVSEGVLKAKITCGDRLTGYRKYEVLSFDMNSIKGNQVTSGGTECIGLDGLDSAHKGYFPQNGNSTANLPTKDNTVSDQTGPPIAALQLSVKDESARESESPVAVGDGSSSSQDGNASFNVCCDVWDWLRGERGQGCVAYRCNLCCCVQQIILKLLPSSAAIPAEF, via the exons ATGAAAAAAATGTTGATCGGCTTGAGAAACCAGATTGTCAATTGGAAAGTACTGGGGAACATCATCAGTCTCAATCTGATGATGTTGGATTGTTTGACGAAAAAAAAAGTGGTCAGTGAAGGTGTTTTAAAGGCTAAGATTACATGTGGCGACAGACTTACAGGGTACAGGAAATATGAAGTGTTGTCTTTTGACATGAATTCCATAAAAGGAAATCAGGTTACGAGTGGAGGTACTGAATGTATAGGGCTGGATGGTTTAGACAGTGCTCACAAAGGGTATTTTCCACAAAATGGGAACTCTACTGCAAACTTGCCTACAAAAGACAACACTGTTTCTGATCAAACGGGCCCTCCCATTGCAGCCCTGCAGCTCAGTGTCAAAGATGAAAGTGCGAGAGAAAGCGAAAGTCCTGTTGCAGTAGGG GATGGatccagttcgagccaagatggAAATGCCTCTTTCAATGTGTGTTGTGATGTTTGGGATTGGCTTCGTGGGGAGCGTGGACAGGGGTGCGTAGCCTACAGATGCAACCTTTGCTGTTGCGTCCAACAGATTATACTGAAGCTTCTGCCATCGTCTGCAGCAATTCCAGCAGAATTCTAG
- the LOC131256304 gene encoding uncharacterized protein LOC131256304, whose product MAMSDELENSGKLVVRPEQHGLMEDSRGARVDSNKLDEAASKKSDVQEEEVTTGGFRESNGDRESMRAPDTTESGTARGENADPFESIEAHDHHQFEEKEFKAKITCGNRLIGYRKYKVLSFDMNSIKRNEVTSGGTECVGLDWLDGLDGAPNGYFPQNGNSSQLNKTRPLKPNRCFQPKGLELYHAIMGAL is encoded by the exons ATGGCAATGTCTGATGAACTGGAAAACTCTGGCAAATTGGTTGTGAGGCCTGAGCAGCACGGATTGATGGAAGACTCTCGTGGTGCAAGGGTAGATTCAAACAAGCTAGACGAAGCAGCGTCTAAGAAGTCTGATGTTCAGGAAGAGGAAGTTACTACTGGAGGGTTCCGAGAAAGCAATGGGGACCGAGAGAGCATGAGAGCCCCAGATACAACAGAATCAGGCACAGCTAGAGGTGAAAATGCTGATCCATTTGAAAGTATTGAGGCACATGATCATCACCAGTTTGAGGAAAAAGAATTCAAGGCTAAGATTACATGTGGCAACAGACTTATAGGGTACAGGAAATATAAAGTGTTATCTTTTGACATGAATTCCATAAAAAGAAATGAGGTTACCAGTGGAGGTACTGAATGTGTAGGTTTAGATTGGCTGGATGGTTTAGACGGTGCTCCCAACGGATATTTTCCACAAAATGGGAACTCTTCTCAGCTGAACAAAACAAGACCTCT GAAACCCAACCGGTGCTTCCAACCCAAGGGCCTGGAATTGTATCATGCGATAATGGGGGCTTTGTGA